In a single window of the Vicinamibacteria bacterium genome:
- a CDS encoding energy transducer TonB produces MRPRTSSSNDGFKRMLGWSLVAHLSVLVLAGVAASFQPTRGELPVPVGTFINVSLGDSGPNPGMGGGPPKETPEPPAPKTPEPEPEPEPEPKVVRPTVEQREELPLPDAPVRRSPDRKPAQDSGLRGQDAASAESAQLRTAGPPGLGLGGTGGGSAFDQDFEYAYYVRQMLAKIHQHWQRTAVRGTAVVVIRFTIARDGSVLDAEVETSSGVSILDRSSLRAVVLSEPLPPLPNSYPRDQVGVHLRFTYTDQP; encoded by the coding sequence ATGAGACCGAGAACCAGCTCCTCCAACGACGGTTTCAAGAGAATGCTCGGCTGGTCGCTCGTGGCACACCTTTCCGTTCTCGTTCTCGCCGGGGTGGCGGCGAGCTTTCAACCGACGCGGGGAGAGCTTCCCGTTCCCGTCGGTACGTTCATCAACGTGAGCCTGGGCGATTCCGGGCCGAATCCGGGAATGGGCGGCGGGCCGCCAAAGGAAACTCCAGAGCCTCCCGCGCCGAAGACGCCCGAGCCCGAGCCGGAGCCCGAGCCCGAGCCGAAAGTGGTGCGACCGACGGTAGAGCAACGCGAGGAGCTCCCTCTTCCGGATGCGCCCGTGCGACGCTCACCCGATCGCAAACCGGCTCAGGATTCCGGACTTCGCGGCCAGGACGCGGCGAGCGCGGAATCGGCCCAGCTGAGAACCGCGGGTCCTCCGGGCCTCGGCCTCGGTGGCACCGGGGGAGGCTCCGCGTTCGACCAGGACTTCGAGTACGCCTATTACGTTCGCCAGATGCTCGCGAAGATCCACCAGCACTGGCAGCGCACCGCCGTCCGCGGCACGGCCGTCGTCGTCATTCGGTTCACGATCGCGAGGGATGGGAGCGTGCTCGACGCCGAGGTCGAAACGTCGAGCGGGGTGTCGATCCTGGACCGATCCTCCCTGCGTGCCGTCGTGCTTTCCGAGCCGCTCCCTCCCCTGCCCAACTCCTACCCGAGGGATCAGGTCGGCGTCCATCTTCGTTTCACCTATACGGATCAACCATGA
- a CDS encoding biopolymer transporter ExbD, which produces MGGGTSGREGTSRSPSIGGSATSILTARRGGQGTNGALSEINVTPFVDVMLVLLIIFMITAPMLMRAMDVSLPSATMRQPDAAERTVVSLDAQGRTFINDRAVNVDLLEEQLKMRVEVEGLRLAYLRADETLQYREIIRVMDIMKRAGIDTVGLAYVYPEERGAR; this is translated from the coding sequence ATGGGCGGAGGCACTTCTGGCAGAGAGGGTACGAGCCGGAGTCCGTCCATCGGGGGCTCGGCAACATCGATCCTCACGGCCCGCCGCGGCGGGCAAGGGACGAACGGGGCCCTCTCCGAGATCAACGTCACGCCGTTCGTCGACGTGATGCTGGTGCTCCTGATCATCTTCATGATCACGGCCCCGATGCTGATGCGCGCCATGGACGTCAGCCTGCCGTCGGCGACGATGCGGCAGCCCGATGCCGCCGAGCGCACCGTGGTCTCGCTCGACGCCCAGGGGCGCACCTTCATCAATGACCGTGCGGTCAACGTCGATCTTCTGGAAGAACAGCTCAAGATGCGGGTGGAGGTCGAAGGCCTTCGTCTCGCCTACCTCAGAGCGGACGAAACGCTACAATACAGGGAAATCATTCGGGTGATGGACATCATGAAACGGGCGGGCATCGACACCGTTGGCCTCGCCTACGTCTACCCGGAAGAGCGTGGCGCACGATGA
- a CDS encoding MotA/TolQ/ExbB proton channel family protein codes for MQDIGTTSIQTAPTLDPFALVAHSGPVSIAVLVILFIFSLVSWAIIFSKWTSLRRAESHSDAFLEIFRRSKKFSEVHAVCHQLRMSPLVGLFLSGYNELNYQLKPKGGREQREPRIQNLESVARSLVRATNAEVIKLERRLTFLATTGSSTPFIGLFGTVWGIMNAFQRIGAVQSANISVVAPGVSEALIATAAGLAAAIPAVIFYNYYLTWVKRLSIQMDDFALEYLSVIERNFT; via the coding sequence TTGCAGGATATCGGTACGACCTCGATCCAGACCGCCCCGACCCTCGATCCGTTCGCGCTCGTGGCCCACTCGGGGCCGGTCTCGATTGCCGTTCTGGTAATCCTGTTCATTTTCTCTCTCGTCTCGTGGGCGATCATTTTCAGCAAGTGGACGTCGCTTCGCCGCGCGGAATCGCATTCGGACGCTTTTCTGGAGATCTTCCGGCGCAGCAAGAAGTTCTCCGAGGTGCACGCCGTCTGCCACCAGCTCCGGATGAGTCCTCTGGTCGGTCTGTTTCTCTCCGGATACAACGAGCTCAACTATCAGCTCAAGCCCAAAGGCGGCCGAGAACAACGAGAGCCACGGATTCAGAATCTCGAGAGCGTCGCCCGCTCGCTCGTGCGGGCCACGAACGCGGAAGTGATCAAGCTCGAGCGCAGACTCACGTTTCTGGCGACGACGGGAAGCTCGACGCCGTTCATCGGACTGTTCGGGACGGTCTGGGGCATCATGAACGCGTTCCAGCGCATCGGAGCCGTGCAGTCGGCCAACATCAGCGTCGTGGCTCCGGGCGTCAGCGAAGCGCTCATCGCGACGGCCGCCGGGCTCGCCGCGGCCATCCCCGCGGTCATCTTCTACAACTATTACTTGACCTGGGTGAAGCGGCTCTCGATCCAGATGGACGATTTCGCGCTCGAGTATCTGAGCGTCATCGAGCGAAACTTCACCTGA
- the recN gene encoding DNA repair protein RecN codes for MLRWIRVQNVAVIERLEIDFEPGLNLLTGETGAGKSILIDALGLVLGSRATSDIIRTGSDRAIVEASFEVTSVPEALRCRLDDAGVEVDDEVVVRRELTATGRGKIAVNGVAAPRQLLRDLAPFLADIHGQGENSSLLTPGAGLELLDRFGGMEVLAESVRESSREVKRLEEEIEDSERSAKERELRRRELVHELSELDGALLRGDEDEELAAERKLVSHAEKLKTFADEVYADLYDEEGAAIPRLARVWSRVESLGEIDPRWKPYSAERAAIMSQLEDLAFYARDYAQEIDVTPGRLDEIEARLSILERIKRKYGGDLASAISRRDSARAELEAIDSSDDRRDQIVEKLERARARYREMAKELARMRRNAAKELERAVMKELPSLALPKARFVLELQTDETSWSETGLDRVEMLFSGNAGEEPRPLARTASGGELSRFMLALKSVAAKDASSKTLVFDEVDAGIGGRVADAVGEKLLELSATHQVICVTHLPQIASFAPAHYRIAKIERKGRTETEVTRLDMDGRVGELARMMAGAVVTESAREHARQLLNRKKANVRV; via the coding sequence GTGCTCCGGTGGATTCGGGTCCAGAACGTGGCCGTCATCGAACGCCTGGAGATCGATTTCGAGCCGGGGCTGAACCTCCTCACGGGTGAAACCGGCGCGGGAAAGTCCATCCTCATCGACGCCCTCGGGCTCGTTCTCGGCTCGCGGGCAACGAGCGACATCATTCGTACCGGCTCGGATCGAGCCATCGTCGAGGCTTCGTTCGAGGTGACGTCGGTGCCCGAGGCTCTCCGGTGCCGGCTCGACGACGCCGGGGTCGAAGTGGACGACGAGGTCGTCGTCCGTCGGGAGCTCACGGCCACTGGCCGCGGAAAGATTGCGGTCAACGGCGTGGCGGCGCCCCGGCAGCTCCTCCGCGACCTCGCCCCGTTTCTTGCCGATATTCATGGACAGGGGGAAAACTCGAGCCTGCTGACACCGGGCGCGGGGCTGGAGCTTCTCGACCGGTTCGGCGGCATGGAGGTTCTCGCCGAGAGCGTTCGCGAGAGCTCCCGCGAGGTAAAGCGGCTCGAGGAAGAGATCGAGGACAGCGAGCGTTCGGCCAAGGAGCGTGAGCTGCGGCGACGCGAGCTCGTGCACGAGCTTTCCGAGCTCGATGGGGCGCTGCTCCGCGGTGACGAAGACGAGGAGCTCGCCGCGGAAAGGAAGCTCGTGTCCCACGCCGAGAAGCTCAAGACGTTCGCTGACGAAGTCTATGCCGATCTCTATGACGAAGAGGGGGCCGCGATCCCGCGACTCGCTCGAGTCTGGAGCCGCGTGGAGTCGCTGGGAGAGATCGACCCACGATGGAAGCCGTACTCGGCCGAGCGGGCAGCGATCATGAGTCAGCTCGAAGACCTTGCCTTCTACGCCCGCGACTATGCTCAGGAGATCGACGTGACGCCGGGCCGGCTCGATGAGATCGAGGCCCGTCTGTCCATTCTGGAACGCATCAAGAGAAAGTATGGTGGAGATCTGGCCTCGGCCATCTCGCGGCGCGACTCCGCGCGCGCGGAGCTCGAGGCGATCGACTCGTCCGACGATCGGCGCGATCAGATTGTCGAGAAGCTCGAGCGCGCACGCGCTCGTTACCGCGAGATGGCGAAAGAGCTGGCCCGCATGCGTCGCAACGCCGCGAAAGAGCTCGAGCGTGCCGTCATGAAGGAGCTTCCGAGCCTGGCGTTGCCCAAAGCGCGCTTCGTGCTCGAGCTTCAGACAGACGAGACTTCATGGAGCGAGACCGGGCTCGACCGAGTGGAGATGCTCTTTTCCGGCAATGCGGGTGAGGAGCCACGACCGTTGGCACGGACGGCGTCTGGGGGAGAGCTCTCCCGGTTCATGCTGGCCCTGAAATCCGTCGCGGCCAAAGACGCCTCGAGCAAAACGCTCGTGTTCGACGAAGTGGACGCCGGCATTGGCGGACGAGTGGCGGATGCGGTGGGGGAGAAGCTCCTGGAGCTGTCCGCCACCCATCAGGTCATCTGCGTCACGCATCTTCCGCAGATCGCGAGCTTCGCTCCCGCGCATTACCGGATTGCTAAGATAGAACGAAAGGGCAGGACCGAGACCGAAGTCACGCGACTCGACATGGATGGTAGAGTCGGCGAGCTTGCCCGGATGATGGCGGGTGCCGTCGTAACCG